In Oryza sativa Japonica Group chromosome 1, ASM3414082v1, the genomic stretch AATTGACCAGATGAGATAAAAAAACAACCATTTCCAGCAAGTCAGCAACTAATACAGGCCTAAAAATAATGAACAAACTTGCTCCTCGGATTTGGAATGTTAACTTTAGCATTCATTTATTGCAAGTAAATGGTCCTCTCAAGAATACGCTTCCATCATGACATACACAAAACCATTTCGTCCAGAGGTTCTCCTGTAATTAACAGACAAATTTGTTCTTACATCAGAGGTTGATATGCTTATATAACCATTGATTTTCAACAAATAGAGAATGACTGAATAACCAGCATAAATGGACGTTGTTGATCTTGAAGTAACTGGTTTACCATTTAATTATGATTGgaaactaacaaaaaaaataaaattgttggAAGCTCCTGTTTCAAATTTATGAATCGTGTACTGACTATATATGGAGTGCATGCAAATCATCACTAACCCCTAGGGTGTGTTCGGAGCTTCTAGTTCCCTAAGAACTCTTGAAGGCATAAACACTGAGCAAAATCCACAAACAGGGAGGAATGCAGAAACAATGTAATCCAAAGACCATAGTAACATTTAGGCATACCTCAAGTAGTAAGTGTAGCTTGTAAATACAATGCCCCCAATAGCACCAAGCCCTAGAAGAAGAATAAGTGCTACCAACCAACCAGACATTCCATTCTTCCTAGAATTTGTTTGCTCTGCCATGTCGACACCACAGCTCTGCTCATTGCAAGCTTCCTGTCTTGCAGGCTGCCAAACAAGAAATTTAACAAGtgagagggaaaaaaattaccagcacaataaagaagaatatatGGCATATCGAGAATAAAGGTACTCTATACTTAAATATGATATGACCCTGTTTTCAGGAGCTTAGCTTTGAaacagttattttttttaaaaaaagaaaaaaaatagtacatcAAACAGCCAATTAACCGACAAGGTACAGCGCAggacaatgatttttttttcttgcaggtTCATTGCTTATGCTTCCCAGTTGCCTACCAAACAGGCAGTGCCTGTATTACAGTAGAACTGTAGAAAGGTTTGGTCAATCTTCATTAGATCCAATGATAAAACATTAATTTCAAAGCCACATGTATTAATCAACATCAGATTCATCTAttctaaaacatcaaatatcTGATCCCATAATTGTGGAGTTACAATGATTTGGTTCAACTTTTGTGATTGATAACAAGCTTCAACAGTTCAACAGTAATTATCTTGACGAAATGCAAGGTTAAGAGTAAATCAGAAAAGAGATGATAAATCATGCATGAAGCCAAACATTAAGAGCTATTCCAGAGAAAGTACAAAAGGCGATCGGAAACATTAAGTTAAGAAATAAATGTACCATATGTGAAAAAGAATGAAAGCAAAAAGGCAATATGCACTACTATAGAAACATTATGAATTTGAACAGCCCTCACTGAAGTACCATTTCATCTGCTGAACAGCTAGCATCATCTACAGGATAATGTTTGATTGTGGCATCAGATAAATTTCCATAACAAGCAACATCACGATACCGCACACCACCATCGCATGGCGAGGAGCACTTCATCCATGGTCCAGCAACCCAATGATAGATTTCTGCATATATTAGTATACTACCAATCACTTATTCTCCAAGTAATGTATCAACAATTGACAACTGAATCGCCTGTGAACAATTTCAGCACAAATTATGAACGGTAAAGAAAAACTGCAAAATGGTCTCCTTGGGTAGTACTAAATTTGAGTGCGACTCTAGTGCAAAGAATAAAAAGGTAGAGGAAACATTTTAATGGTAAATTGAGCAAGAACAATTGAAGGACCTAAGAACATGAAAAGAACTAGGAACAGCCAAATATCTGAAAGATAAATCACAGAATATTTTGTAAACATCAAATTATTCCATGCAAACTGCAGGATTCACATGTTCATGAACAGTTAAATATACCGTGTGGTTTTAACTGCATTGATAGCTCAGCACCACTCTTACAGTAACCCATTTTTCTATGCTTGATCAGAATGGTTGGGTCAGAGCAATCAGAGCAGCATACAAATTCTTTGCCAAAATCCAGCTTGTTCTTGCAATGCCCACATTTGTTTGTTAGCTTTGGGGTGCCTGTCCTTCAGAATATAAACAATGTATTAGAACACCAGAGTAATTCATTACAATGTTTCTGTAATGTTTGAAAAGGATGGTCTAGATTCTGCGCCTACTTATGCTAAGGATGGATGCAGAAGACTAATGTAGAATATAGTAGATGATTGAGCAACTTTCCAACAATACATATACCCATGCACACACCTGTTATGCAGCAATGGAAATGTTTGTGGAATGGAAGACATGGCGGGCTTTTTGACTCCGTGCAAAGACCATCACAATCATCTGATTGAGAATCTAAGAAGTGGCCAGCAGAACACACTCTAGACCATTTGCTTTGGCACCCAGTCCAGTAGCACCCTGCATGTTGAATGTTACACTTCTATCATAATGCGGTATTGCTGACTTTACCATGAGTCCATGAACATGCATGACACATATATTTAGCATAACTTAAAATTTTCCATGCCATGACCAAGCAACTTAAAAATTCCCAAGAAATGCCCTGAAAGGATATTTTAATAGCATAACTGTCACTAAATAAAGTGACCGTTTTTTGTTCAATTTACCAATCAAGTGAGTCATGCAGGGTTTATAAGTATTCCAATCATTTCGATTTCGTTAGCTGGACATAATCTCCAGTCTTTGGAATTCTGAGTTTTAGGACTACGCATCCTGGTTTGCGAACTGTGCAGTTATTATTAGCTCATCAGTGTCACGTAACAAAGTAGATCGAAGAACACCGCTAGTCCACTACTCTTCAAGCAACTGGACACTCTAAGCAATTTGGCAAATTTAAGCAGTCGACTCGAAACCTGGGCCAATTCGTCCAGGAACCAAATTATTCATTTCCTGAAAAATAATACTACTAACGTAAAGTCGAATCTCGAAAAGccccaaatccaaatccaagTGCCCAACTAGAGTCCTCCAGTCCCCCTAGTCCTCCTAACACCACATTTCGACTTCTCGAGCTCTCCGGAGCAAGCCAGTTCCTGGCTGGGCTTCCGAGGCAGATGCATTCGGTTACCGTGGGACGGGACGTCGaggcaggcggcgacggcgaggaaggGGAGCGCCAGCGCGCACAGccgcggcagcgccgccgccatctccggcggccgccccgccgtcgAGGAGGATGGCCAAGCCACGGCCTCGTTTCGTTCCGGGGTGGCGCGAGAGGTGGCCGGTGGGGGTTGGTGACTCGGTGCGGTGGCGCGTG encodes the following:
- the LOC4327737 gene encoding uncharacterized protein — its product is MAAALPRLCALALPFLAVAACLDVPSHGCYWTGCQSKWSRVCSAGHFLDSQSDDCDGLCTESKSPPCLPFHKHFHCCITGTPKLTNKCGHCKNKLDFGKEFVCCSDCSDPTILIKHRKMGYCKSGAELSMQLKPHEIYHWVAGPWMKCSSPCDGGVRYRDVACYGNLSDATIKHYPVDDASCSADEMPARQEACNEQSCGVDMAEQTNSRKNGMSGWLVALILLLGLGAIGGIVFTSYTYYLRRTSGRNGFVYVMMEAYS